One Oryza brachyantha chromosome 3, ObraRS2, whole genome shotgun sequence DNA segment encodes these proteins:
- the LOC102699949 gene encoding growth-regulating factor 6, which produces MELGGGVVMAAVDGGGGGELGGGLLGSRLLKHGRGGNAGDQEHGWRPPAKQARSGDASAAAAAAAAVSEAVKVAAPFLLGASCSPGQGGEQMLSFSSSASSCPSGAAAAAAGGAMPLYYGTPASCSGLSSVSLSSSLQGAMARVRGPFTPSQWIELEHQALIYKYLAANSPVPHSLLIPIRRSLTSPYSPAYFGSSTLGWGSFQLGYSGSADPEPGRCRRTDGKKWRCSRDAVADQKYCERHMNRGRHRSRKHVEGQPGHAAKAMPAAVAAAAASANQPSTPAAHGGGAASGLAVNHHQQQMKNYTANTANPCSLQYSRELVNKHSESEQGQDSDTLSMLTSMNTRNTSSLFPFSKQQHNPFEVSGSRSEFGLVSPDSLMSSPHSSLENVNLLTSQSLNEHQSSVSLQHFVDWPRTPAQGALAWPDAEDMQAQRSQLSISAPMASSDLSSASTSPIHEKLMLSPLKLCREYSPIGLGAAANRDEVNQGEANWMPMFRDSLMGGPLGEVLTKNNNVEARNCLSASLNLLNDGWDSSSGFDSSPVGVLQKTTFGSVSSSTGSSPRLENHSVYDGITNLRDDLGSIVVNHPSIRLV; this is translated from the exons ATGGAGCTGGGCGGCGGGGTGGTGATGGCCGCGGTggacgggggcggcggcggggagctggGGGGCGGGCTGCTCGGATCTAGGCTGCTCAAGCACGGGAGAGGGGGCAATGCGGGGGATCAGGAGCACGGGTggaggccgccggcgaagcAGGCCCGGTCGGGGGACGcatccgccgcggcggcggcggccgcggccgtgTCCGAGGCGGTCAAGGTGGCCGCGCCGTTCCTGCTCGGCGCGTCGTGTAGCCCCGGGCAGGGCGGGGAGCAGATGCTCAGCTTCTCGTCCTCCGCGTCGTCGTGcccctccggcgccgccgccgcggcggctggcggggcGATGCCGTTGTACTACGGCACCCCGGCTTCTTGCTCAG GATTGAGCTCAGTGAGCTTGAGCAGCAGCTTGCAGGGTGCAATGGCCAGGGTGAGGGGTCCCTTCACGCCGTCTCAGTGGATCGAGCTGGAACACCAGGCGCTGATATACAAGTACTTGGCTGCCAATAGCCCTGTACCTCACAGCCTCCTCATCCCCATCAGGAGGAGCCTCACATCACCGTACTCACCTGCCTACTTTGGCTCAAGCACAT TGGGATGGGGATCTTTCCAGCTGGGCTACTCCGGCAGCGCGGATCCGGAGCCCGGGAGGTGCCGCCGAACCGACGGCAAGAAATGGCGGTGCTCGAGGGATGCGGTCGCCGACCAGAAGTACTGTGAGCGACACATGAACCGGGGACGCCACCGTTCAAGAAAGCATGTGGAAGGCCAGCCTGGCCATGCCGCGAAAGCGATGCCCGCGGCAGTGGCAGCTGCCGCTGCTTCTGCTAACCAGCCTAGTACTCCGGCCGCCCATGGTGGCGGAGCTGCCTCTGGCCTCGCTGTCAATCATCATCAGCAGCAAATGAAGAACTACACTGCAAATACTGCCAATCCTTGCTCTCTGCAATATAGCAG GGAACTGGTAAACAAGCATAGTGAGAGTGAACAAGGGCAGGACTCGGACACCCTCTCAATGCTGACTTCCATGAACACGAGAAATACGAGCAGTTTGTTTCCATTCTCAAAACAACAACATAATCCTTTTGAAGTGTCTGGCTCAAGGTCAGAATTTGGCCTAGTATCACCTGACTCACTGATGAGTTCTCCTCATAGCTCCTTGGAGAACGTCAATCTGCTCACATCGCAGAGTCTTAATGAACATCAGAGTTCAGTTTCCCTTCAACACTTTGTGGACTGGCCCAGGACACCTGCACAGGGAGCTCTTGCATGGCCTGATGCTGAAGACATGCAAGCTCAGAGAAGCCAGCTCTCAATATCTGCACCAATGGCGTCTTCTGACCTGTCGTCAGCCTCAACATCTCCCATCCATGAGAAACTGATGTTGTCACCTCTTAAGCTGTGCCGTGAATATAGTCCTATTGGTCTCGGGGCTGCAGCAAATAGAGATGAGGTGAACCAGGGAGAAGCAAATTGGATGCCTATGTTCCGTGATTCTTTGATGGGTGGGCCATTAGGTGAGGTTTTGACCAAGAATAACAATGTGGAAGCAAGGAATTGCCTGTCAGCATCTCTAAACCTTTTAAATGATGGTTGGGATTCAAGCTCAGGGTTTGATTCATCCCCAGTCGGTGTTCTGCAGAAGACCACATTTGGATCAGTCTCCAGTAGCACCGGAAGCAGTCCTAGACTGGAGAATCATAGTGTTTATGACGGTATCACTAACCTGCGGGATGATCTCGGTTCAATTGTTGTAAATCATCCAAGCATCCGCCTGGTATGA